ATGGCCATCTGAATTTTCATCAAAAATTCATTGCTCACCCCGGGGTTATAGGCCATCGCGCTTGTTTGCGCTCCCTCAGATTTCTGATTAGATTCGGCTTGTTTTTGTTGCTTATTAGCTTTTGCATTGCTATTAGCGGACTTGGCATTGCTATTGGCATCTTGCGAGCTCTCTTGCGATGCAGACTTAGCCGGTTGGGCAGGTTCTGGTTTGGGCTCGGGTTTTGAAGGAGCGGGTTCTGGTTTGGGCTCGGGCTTGGGTTCTGGTTTAGGGGGAGTTGGCTCGGGTTTGGGTTCTGGCTTAGGCTCGGGTTTTGGAATGGGTTTAGGCTCGGGTTTAGGCTCGGGCTTGGGTTCTGGTTTGGGAATGGGGGTGGGTTTTGGCGTGGGTTCTGGTTTAGGAGTGGGCTTGGGCTTTGGTTGGGGTTTAGGTTTAGGTTTAGGATGAGGTTTGGGTTTATGGTGATGGGGCTTGTGTTCTTGCTTTGGTTTTTCTTGAGGTTTGGGTGCTGGTGCTGCACTCTTGGCAGCTTGGGCATGTTGGAGTTGTGCAGATTGTGTATTGATACTGGCTAAACTCATGGTCATGCGTTGCGTGCCCACATGGGCTAATTGTTCTATTTTGGGCGGATTGACTAAAAAAAACCACAATGACAGAGCGTATAGGGCAGTGGCACTTAGAAACCCTATGCGGTTAGAAAATTTACTTTGTTGCTGTAGAGATAGAGAAGTTTTCATGATTTTGGGCTTTGAGAATGTCCATAATCTCAATAAAGGTGCCGAATTTAGAATCTTTATCGCTACGCAAATCTACTAAAATTTTAGGATCGGTCTTAGCAATCAAACCTTTTAAGTCTTCTAAGCTTTGGGGTTTGTCGTCTACATAAATTTCATCGGATTTATTCACCACAATGGTGATTTTTTTCTCTTCTTGATGTATTTTTTGTGCGCTGCTCGCGCTAGGGAGATTAACCTTAATCTTGCCCTCTGCAATGAAAGTAGACACGCTCAACACTAATGCCAAAAGCACCAACATCACATCAATGAAAGGCACAACATTCAGGCCGTCCCCCCGCTTCAGTCTGACTTTCATGTTCTAAGCCCCTTTTTGATACAGCCTAAAGCGCTCTGAAAGAATGTCCACTTTGCGTAAAAAGGCATTATAAACAATTAGGGTGGGAATGGCTACTAACAACCCAAAAGCGGTGGCTTTGAGTGCTAAGGAGAGTCCTAAAGTGATGGCTTTAGCGTCTAAACCGGTCACG
This portion of the Helicobacter felis ATCC 49179 genome encodes:
- the exbD gene encoding TonB system transport protein ExbD — its product is MKVRLKRGDGLNVVPFIDVMLVLLALVLSVSTFIAEGKIKVNLPSASSAQKIHQEEKKITIVVNKSDEIYVDDKPQSLEDLKGLIAKTDPKILVDLRSDKDSKFGTFIEIMDILKAQNHENFSISTATK
- a CDS encoding energy transducer TonB codes for the protein MKTSLSLQQQSKFSNRIGFLSATALYALSLWFFLVNPPKIEQLAHVGTQRMTMSLASINTQSAQLQHAQAAKSAAPAPKPQEKPKQEHKPHHHKPKPHPKPKPKPQPKPKPTPKPEPTPKPTPIPKPEPKPEPKPEPKPIPKPEPKPEPKPEPTPPKPEPKPEPKPEPAPSKPEPKPEPAQPAKSASQESSQDANSNAKSANSNAKANKQQKQAESNQKSEGAQTSAMAYNPGVSNEFLMKIQMAISSRNRYPRMAMVRGIEGEVLVEFVINADGTTTDIRVAKSSGSDILNHAAMQAVKEASRLFPTPKQTVHLKIPIAYTIKDE